The segment AGATTTAAAGGTTTACTGACCGGGAAAAGGATTTTGGTCACCGGCGGTTCCGGTGGAATTGGCAAAGGTATTTGTGAAGTCCTTGCCCGCGAAGGGGCTCAGGTGGCGTTCACATGGAATGGTAATTCCACAAACGCGGCGGCGACTGAGTCGCTGATCCTTCAACAAGGAAACGAATGCCTGAGCTTGCAGGAGGATTTGCGTGAAGGTGCGGCTGCAGAACGTGTCGTTAAAGCAGTCGAAGACAAATGGGGTGGGATCGATGGCCTTGTGAATAATGCTGCTGTCAGCGAAGCAATCCCCTTCGTGCTCATCGAGGATACAGATATCGCTGACCTGATGGAGTTAAATTTCTTTGCGACATTTCGCCTGTGCAAAGCCGCCCTCCGCAGAATGATCCGCCAAAAGAACGGCCGCATCGTCAACATCAGTTCAATCGCGGGCACCAGGACGATTCCAGGTCCGGTTCATTATGCCGCGAGTAAAGGA is part of the Pedosphaera parvula Ellin514 genome and harbors:
- a CDS encoding SDR family NAD(P)-dependent oxidoreductase is translated as MSIGISENRFKGLLTGKRILVTGGSGGIGKGICEVLAREGAQVAFTWNGNSTNAAATESLILQQGNECLSLQEDLREGAAAERVVKAVEDKWGGIDGLVNNAAVSEAIPFVLIEDTDIADLMELNFFATFRLCKAALRRMIRQKNGRIVNISSIAGTRTIPGPVHYAASKGALEGLTRSLAHEVGPYGVLVNAVAAGIFEGGLRSTIPEHHQKRYVDACSLSRIGQPTECGELVAWLLSDRNTYMNGNVLFLEGGTLA